One Mangifera indica cultivar Alphonso chromosome 4, CATAS_Mindica_2.1, whole genome shotgun sequence genomic region harbors:
- the LOC123214135 gene encoding uncharacterized protein LOC123214135 has translation MALFTSISSIPLSVSSPIHHRFTGSRRSLRPFASSLSPSESSSSPPSKSSPATTTTPSSNENALSSRTPSSFNYTLANPSGDPVVRFVRSTETNIERVIFDFRFLALLAVGGSLAGSVLCFLNGCIYIVDAYKVYWTNCVKGIHTGQMVLRLVEAIDVYLAGTVMLIFGMGLYGLFISNVPPDEAPNVDRALKGSSLFGMFSLKERPKWMKISSLDELKTKVGHVIVMILLVKMFERSKLVAISTGMDLLSYSFCILLSSASLYILHHLHKEE, from the exons ATGGCTCTCTTCACATCAATCTCCTCGATTCCACTCTCTGTATCATCACCAATCCACCACCGTTTCACTGGTAGCCGGCGATCTTTACGCCCCTTTGCTTCTTCTCTAAGTCCGTCagaatcatcatcatcaccaccTTCAAAATCTTCaccagcaacaacaacaactccTTCAAGCAATGAAAATGCTTTAAGCTCTAGAACCCCATCAAGCTTCAACTATACGCTTGCGAACCCAAGTGGGGATCCGGTTGTTCGATTTGTCAGGTCCACTGAGACCAACATTGAAAGG GTAATCTTTGACTTTCGCTTCTTAGCACTTCTGGCTGTTGGAGGTTCACTGGCAGGTTCAGTGCTGTGCTTTCTAAAT GGTTGTATTTATATTGTTGATGCATACAAAGTTTATTGGACAAACTGTGTCAAAGGGATTCACACTGGTCAGATGGTTCTACGATTGGTCGAGGCTATTG ATGTTTATCTTGCGGGGACTGTCATGTTAATTTTTGGTATGGGCTTATACGGATTATTTATTAGTAATGTGCCTCCTGATGAAGCTCCCAATGTTGATCGTGCACTCAAAGGCTCTTCCTTGTTTGGAATGTTCTCTTTGAAG GAGAGACCAAAATGGATGAAAATTAGCTCACTTGATGAACTAAAGACGAAAGTAGGGCATGTCATTGTCATGATTCTTCTGGTGAAGATGTTTGAAAGAAGCAAGCTGGTGGCAATATCCACTGGCATGGATCTACTAAGTTATTCTTTCTGTATTCTGTTATCTTCTGCTTCCTTGTACATCCTTCATCATCTACACAAGGAAGAATAA